In Leptospira sp. WS58.C1, a single genomic region encodes these proteins:
- a CDS encoding peptidoglycan DD-metalloendopeptidase family protein: MIFKKPRQLTAGKEILRTDNFTLIYLGAFHFHYSFYFRGNLYHGNLDFRRRKFRVIPLIASVVFMVLFLGIWMSPSNASMESASTEVTENDQEDLKAKKGDEKFLEESEKAKLTILMANEIKSASDKKKQFKVVTYKVKRNETLSEIATRYKVSMESIAGSSNINLEETLYPGQILQIPNKQGLLYKFKAGDTVAKVASLYKVNLDEILEENKLDDLDILRPGQKVFLPGAVIPDPAPKWVVPVSSHVVTSNYGWRTFPQHKFHEALDLKANYEAVMAARNGKVVFSGWMGGYGNAIVIEHNDDFKTLYAHNSRLNVKRGDYVVAGKKIATSGCTGYCFGPHLHFEVIHKGKSVNPGKYLKGLSYKRGSKPNH; this comes from the coding sequence ATGATCTTCAAGAAGCCCAGGCAATTGACCGCAGGAAAAGAGATCCTCCGGACAGATAATTTCACCCTGATCTACCTGGGCGCATTCCATTTCCATTATTCCTTTTATTTCAGAGGGAACCTATATCACGGAAACCTGGATTTCAGAAGGCGTAAATTCCGCGTTATTCCTCTTATAGCGTCAGTCGTCTTTATGGTCTTGTTTTTAGGGATCTGGATGAGTCCTTCCAATGCCTCGATGGAATCCGCATCCACAGAAGTGACTGAAAACGATCAGGAAGATTTAAAAGCCAAAAAAGGCGACGAAAAATTCTTAGAAGAGTCCGAAAAAGCAAAGCTGACCATTTTGATGGCGAACGAGATCAAAAGCGCTTCCGACAAAAAGAAACAATTTAAAGTAGTTACCTACAAAGTTAAAAGGAACGAAACTCTTTCCGAGATTGCAACCCGTTACAAGGTTTCAATGGAATCCATAGCAGGCTCCTCCAATATCAATTTGGAAGAAACACTTTACCCGGGACAAATATTACAGATCCCGAATAAACAAGGTCTATTATATAAATTTAAAGCGGGAGACACCGTTGCAAAGGTAGCGTCTCTTTACAAAGTGAACCTGGATGAAATTTTAGAAGAGAATAAGCTGGATGATCTGGATATTCTTCGTCCCGGCCAAAAAGTTTTCCTGCCAGGCGCCGTGATCCCGGACCCTGCACCCAAATGGGTGGTTCCTGTTAGTTCGCATGTAGTCACTTCCAACTACGGATGGAGAACCTTTCCACAGCATAAATTCCACGAAGCATTAGACCTAAAAGCCAACTACGAAGCGGTGATGGCTGCTCGTAACGGTAAGGTTGTATTTTCCGGATGGATGGGCGGTTACGGTAACGCGATCGTAATCGAACATAACGACGATTTTAAGACATTATACGCTCATAACTCTAGGCTGAACGTAAAACGAGGAGATTATGTGGTAGCGGGTAAGAAGATCGCAACCTCCGGATGTACAGGTTACTGTTTCGGCCCTCACTTACATTTCGAAGTAATTCACAAAGGGAAATCGGTAAATCCCGGAAAATATCTAAAAGGCCTCAGTTATAAAAGAGGCTCTAAACCGAACCATTAA
- a CDS encoding bactofilin family protein encodes MAIGKDNNNSVIGPGSIFEGKFYIAGSLRIDGKFEGEIKTDDALFIGETGKVRTNISAREVIVAGTLIGNIKAETEVRLEETGRLLGDIIAPALSLAKGVVAKGNITVTGGQKKDVKKIVEESFGGTRTLDNGKEE; translated from the coding sequence ATGGCCATCGGTAAGGATAATAATAACAGCGTAATCGGCCCGGGTTCCATTTTTGAGGGCAAATTCTATATCGCTGGTTCCCTACGTATCGACGGAAAATTCGAAGGGGAAATTAAAACCGACGACGCATTATTTATTGGAGAAACCGGTAAGGTCCGCACTAACATTTCGGCAAGAGAAGTGATCGTTGCCGGAACCTTGATCGGAAACATTAAGGCGGAAACAGAAGTCCGCTTGGAAGAAACCGGACGTCTCTTAGGGGATATTATCGCTCCCGCTCTTTCCCTGGCAAAAGGTGTGGTAGCAAAAGGAAATATCACTGTAACAGGCGGACAAAAGAAAGACGTTAAAAAGATCGTGGAAGAATCTTTTGGCGGCACAAGGACTCTGGACAACGGTAAGGAAGAATAA
- a CDS encoding penicillin-binding protein 1A: MKHEPVDFFTRYFVVLFRDRVQSRLNSSDPVRKLIYLVLGLIFLNGFLFVFSIKDIWQVPKADRYEKPSLLFGINSEGKYEPIAEFYRFSRVVISDQDLPGGWEDNKVIRCFVSTEDNNFRSHKGLDLRGIFRATMVNLLAGRVKEGASTITQQVARLKFLNTERSFLRKAREAWLALLLELVFDKKTLMEIYLNEIPLGHGTIGAGAAAKFYFRKDIKDLSWGEAALLASLTTRPKEFSPLVNPNTSASKVRVVFKKLVENGILDVETAEREFETFSEYYITLNRSPNDSAFSDRLNKFPYFTEYVRKNLARYIPSQQIYEGGLKIYTTLNIQHQSQAEKALAAGLKQQTQLSNQRAFTKIDSFEDTYGSTFKLLAELHDLPEFKFKISRSYRTFNRAWQEEFRDDLAVLNLISGTEMLGEAIDWNYRTQATEDHLLPVEGALISIRPDTGYITAMVGGSGFRSDNQQIRAFQAYRQPGSAFKPLVYASAMEYYHEHPDDKKNVTAASLFDDSPLQYVLEDGDEWNPSNYSGEYSGFIRLREALELSRNSVAVRLLEHTGLNNLLPKLEKLLQVENRNLPKDFSIALGSFEVSPYELARSYAVFASGGKQVFPLSVLYVEDEQGNLIKDFRKEFESKERKRLLSPETSYVITSMMEDVIKKGTGTGARSYGLTRPAAGKTGTTNNFRDAWFAGYTPELVAVVWVGYDTGTLSLGRGMSGAVVAAPIWGRFMANALAKEKSRPFDFGDAKIVRRTICSISGKLPGSHCYQTEEEVFDKDTVPKEVCEDHRGMTEPDPTPTHTTDPGTTKKKKPNLFEGDEDVIR, encoded by the coding sequence ATGAAACACGAACCCGTAGATTTTTTCACAAGATATTTCGTAGTACTCTTTAGGGACAGGGTCCAATCCCGTCTAAATTCTTCCGATCCTGTGCGTAAACTGATCTATCTTGTTTTGGGACTGATCTTCTTAAACGGATTTTTATTCGTATTCTCCATCAAAGATATTTGGCAGGTCCCGAAAGCGGACCGTTACGAAAAACCTTCCCTTCTATTCGGGATCAACTCCGAAGGAAAGTACGAACCGATCGCGGAGTTTTATAGATTCTCCCGAGTAGTGATCTCGGATCAAGATCTTCCCGGCGGTTGGGAAGATAATAAAGTGATTCGCTGTTTTGTTTCCACAGAGGATAATAATTTCAGATCCCACAAAGGTCTGGATTTACGCGGAATTTTTAGAGCTACCATGGTCAACCTTCTTGCAGGAAGAGTAAAAGAGGGCGCCTCTACGATCACTCAGCAGGTCGCTAGATTAAAATTCTTAAACACGGAAAGGTCCTTCTTACGAAAGGCAAGAGAAGCTTGGCTGGCACTTCTTTTAGAATTGGTATTCGATAAGAAAACCTTAATGGAAATCTATCTAAACGAGATCCCTCTCGGACACGGTACCATAGGAGCGGGAGCGGCGGCCAAATTTTATTTCAGAAAAGATATCAAGGACTTAAGCTGGGGAGAAGCGGCACTTCTTGCAAGTTTGACCACAAGACCCAAGGAATTTTCTCCATTAGTGAATCCGAATACATCAGCCTCCAAGGTCAGAGTTGTATTCAAAAAACTTGTGGAAAACGGGATCCTGGACGTGGAAACCGCCGAGAGAGAATTCGAAACATTCTCCGAATATTATATAACCTTAAATCGTTCTCCTAATGATTCCGCATTTTCGGACCGTCTGAACAAATTCCCTTATTTTACGGAATATGTCCGTAAAAACCTAGCCCGCTATATACCTTCTCAACAGATCTACGAGGGCGGTCTGAAGATCTATACCACCTTAAATATACAGCATCAATCCCAGGCCGAAAAAGCGTTGGCTGCAGGTTTAAAACAACAGACCCAACTATCCAACCAAAGGGCTTTTACTAAGATCGATTCCTTCGAGGATACCTACGGTTCTACATTCAAACTTTTAGCGGAACTCCATGATCTTCCCGAATTCAAATTTAAGATCTCCAGGTCATACAGGACATTCAATAGAGCCTGGCAGGAAGAATTCAGAGACGATTTAGCCGTTTTAAATTTGATTTCCGGGACTGAGATGTTAGGAGAAGCAATCGACTGGAATTATAGGACTCAGGCTACAGAAGACCATTTACTTCCTGTAGAAGGTGCATTAATTTCCATTCGTCCGGACACAGGTTATATCACCGCAATGGTAGGAGGTTCGGGATTCCGCTCGGACAACCAACAGATCCGCGCATTTCAAGCGTACAGACAACCAGGTTCCGCATTCAAACCGTTAGTATACGCTTCCGCGATGGAATATTATCATGAACATCCGGACGATAAGAAAAATGTTACTGCCGCTTCTTTATTCGACGATTCTCCGTTGCAGTACGTGTTGGAAGACGGAGACGAATGGAACCCAAGCAATTATTCGGGAGAATATTCCGGATTTATCCGCTTGAGAGAAGCGCTCGAACTTTCCAGAAATAGTGTTGCCGTCCGATTATTGGAACATACCGGTCTAAATAATCTTCTGCCAAAACTGGAAAAACTCTTACAAGTGGAGAATAGAAATCTTCCTAAAGACTTTTCGATCGCATTAGGAAGTTTTGAAGTTTCTCCGTACGAACTCGCAAGGTCTTATGCCGTATTTGCTTCCGGAGGAAAACAAGTTTTTCCTCTCAGTGTTCTGTATGTAGAAGATGAACAAGGAAATCTGATCAAAGATTTCCGAAAAGAATTCGAATCCAAAGAACGAAAAAGATTACTCTCTCCTGAAACAAGCTATGTGATCACTTCGATGATGGAAGATGTGATCAAAAAAGGAACCGGAACGGGGGCCAGGTCATACGGACTCACTCGCCCTGCCGCTGGAAAAACGGGAACCACAAATAATTTTAGGGATGCTTGGTTCGCAGGTTATACTCCGGAACTTGTTGCAGTTGTTTGGGTGGGTTATGATACCGGAACACTTTCTCTCGGCAGAGGAATGTCGGGCGCAGTTGTGGCCGCTCCTATCTGGGGAAGATTTATGGCAAACGCACTAGCCAAAGAAAAATCAAGACCGTTCGATTTCGGAGACGCAAAAATTGTACGCAGGACCATCTGTTCCATCTCCGGAAAACTTCCCGGTTCCCATTGTTACCAAACGGAAGAAGAAGTTTTCGACAAAGACACAGTTCCGAAAGAAGTCTGCGAAGACCATAGAGGAATGACTGAGCCGGATCCGACCCCCACCCATACCACGGACCCAGGAACGACTAAAAAGAAAAAACCGAATCTCTTTGAAGGAGACGAGGACGTTATTCGTTAG
- a CDS encoding zinc dependent phospholipase C family protein: MAGKITHLEALSQVCKHLDHGTAEQRKIAKLLREEGTRKFANIGAIAPDIFYFYHVLSPVRTKKALPWGDLSHHENVLELVLNFLDGVLTVEEGIYRDRFLAFTLGYIIHCAVDIVTHPYIFFISGDYYSPDKQISSKAQYNHMRVEFALDSWLLDFRWGMTPKAYDFVQHVDVIFKGKDGKKKMDPMLWNFWLKGLKATFPKDFKEKYIGSEEKIIPGDILNESFLGYLYFHRYLDSRSKIIRAALRFLDNITLHKVNSSVLMLPLKEHIDKRIMNEEKREWSYPADPNLIRNDSFVELINKACESAKDAVTNAWGYVHDKTSRSSLIKEYQGYNLDTGLRFHGIDKMRQFSPL, from the coding sequence ATGGCAGGCAAAATCACTCATCTCGAAGCTCTTTCTCAAGTCTGCAAACATTTGGATCACGGGACGGCGGAACAAAGAAAGATTGCAAAACTTTTAAGAGAAGAAGGCACCCGTAAGTTTGCCAATATAGGTGCAATCGCTCCCGATATTTTCTATTTTTATCATGTTCTTTCCCCTGTTCGGACCAAAAAGGCCCTTCCTTGGGGCGACCTAAGCCATCACGAAAACGTTTTGGAATTGGTGCTGAATTTTTTGGACGGAGTCCTCACTGTCGAAGAAGGAATCTATAGAGACCGTTTTCTCGCATTCACCCTTGGTTATATCATCCACTGCGCAGTGGACATTGTCACTCATCCTTATATCTTTTTTATCTCCGGTGATTATTATAGTCCGGATAAACAGATCAGTTCAAAAGCACAATACAATCATATGAGAGTGGAATTCGCTTTGGATTCTTGGCTCCTGGATTTCAGATGGGGAATGACCCCGAAAGCGTACGATTTCGTACAACATGTGGATGTGATCTTCAAAGGAAAAGATGGGAAGAAAAAAATGGACCCTATGCTTTGGAACTTTTGGCTGAAAGGTTTAAAAGCCACTTTCCCAAAAGATTTCAAAGAAAAGTATATAGGCTCCGAAGAAAAGATCATCCCGGGAGATATCCTTAACGAATCCTTCTTAGGTTATTTGTATTTTCATAGATACTTGGATTCCAGAAGCAAAATAATTAGGGCCGCACTTAGATTTTTAGACAATATCACTTTACATAAAGTAAATTCCTCCGTGCTGATGCTCCCTCTAAAGGAACATATAGACAAAAGGATCATGAACGAAGAAAAAAGAGAATGGTCTTATCCTGCGGACCCCAACCTGATCCGAAACGATTCTTTTGTAGAGTTGATCAATAAGGCATGCGAGTCCGCAAAGGATGCGGTGACAAATGCCTGGGGTTATGTTCACGACAAAACTTCTCGTTCTTCTTTGATCAAGGAATACCAAGGATACAATCTAGACACCGGACTTAGGTTCCACGGTATCGATAAGATGCGCCAATTTTCGCCTTTATAA
- a CDS encoding diaminopimelate decarboxylase, producing MQSIENLKFLTPEEARKIATNYGTPVFVYSRTGIERSCDDALAFPNAFGLTVRFAMKANPGRTILEILRKKGIHIDASSEHEVQRAILAGFKPSDILLTSQQLARSLKDLVSQGVQFNACSLRQLEEFGKNFPGKEVSVRFNPGLGSGATKKTDVGGNTSSFGIWHEEIEKVKEIVSKYGLKLVRVHTHIGSGSDPEVWKAVAHYTLEIAAQFPDCRTVNLGGGFKVGRMIGEKTTDPQVIGKPVKELFENYAKEKGIQLKMEIEPGSFLMVNNGAILAQVDDIVNTGVGGVTFVKLDMGMDVNTRPALYAAKHPLVVIPTKEKSERKTGDFVYVGHCCESGDLITQEEGGGPQLRTTEIPEIGDLVVMEGAGAYCSSMSVKNYNSYPETPEVLIDLDGSVKLVRKKQTLEQVLQNEVLVSLG from the coding sequence ATGCAATCAATAGAAAATCTTAAATTTTTGACTCCAGAAGAAGCTAGAAAAATCGCAACAAATTACGGGACTCCGGTTTTTGTGTACTCTCGTACAGGAATCGAAAGAAGTTGCGACGACGCACTCGCATTCCCTAACGCCTTCGGTCTGACCGTACGCTTTGCAATGAAAGCGAATCCGGGGCGCACGATCCTGGAAATATTAAGGAAGAAGGGCATTCATATAGACGCATCTTCTGAACACGAAGTGCAACGTGCGATACTCGCAGGATTTAAACCTTCCGACATTCTACTCACGTCCCAACAATTAGCGAGATCCTTGAAAGATTTGGTTTCTCAAGGAGTCCAATTCAACGCGTGTTCTCTGCGGCAATTGGAAGAATTTGGAAAAAACTTTCCTGGGAAAGAAGTAAGCGTTCGTTTTAATCCCGGTTTAGGTTCCGGAGCAACGAAAAAAACGGATGTGGGGGGTAATACATCCTCCTTCGGTATCTGGCATGAAGAGATCGAAAAAGTAAAAGAGATCGTTTCTAAATACGGACTTAAACTGGTTCGAGTCCACACACATATAGGTTCCGGTTCCGATCCTGAAGTTTGGAAGGCTGTAGCACATTATACCTTAGAGATCGCGGCACAATTCCCCGATTGTAGAACAGTGAATCTGGGCGGAGGTTTCAAAGTTGGAAGAATGATCGGTGAAAAAACGACCGATCCTCAGGTCATCGGGAAACCCGTCAAAGAGCTCTTTGAAAATTATGCCAAAGAAAAAGGGATTCAGCTCAAAATGGAAATAGAACCCGGTTCTTTCTTAATGGTGAATAATGGAGCCATCCTCGCTCAGGTAGACGATATCGTCAACACAGGGGTGGGGGGGGTTACTTTCGTAAAACTGGATATGGGGATGGATGTGAACACAAGACCGGCGTTGTATGCCGCAAAACATCCGTTGGTAGTGATCCCCACGAAAGAAAAATCGGAACGCAAGACAGGCGACTTTGTATATGTAGGACACTGTTGCGAAAGTGGGGACTTGATCACACAAGAGGAAGGGGGCGGACCTCAACTTAGGACCACGGAAATTCCTGAGATCGGTGATTTGGTGGTGATGGAAGGAGCTGGAGCTTATTGTTCTTCCATGTCCGTAAAAAATTATAATTCTTATCCGGAAACCCCGGAGGTCCTGATCGATCTGGACGGATCTGTTAAACTCGTCCGCAAGAAACAAACCTTGGAACAAGTCCTTCAGAATGAAGTCCTGGTTTCCCTCGGGTAA
- a CDS encoding IspD/TarI family cytidylyltransferase: MKSWFPSGNIYVLLLSGGTGSRMKSDIPKQFLELNGKSILLHSLEIFLDWGKTKSIVLVSHKDYILRSETLCSSLLRERDRIVEGGETRHGSTLAGLSSLQFSANDIILIHDAARPFVAADDLDRLSKATEEFGVATLASKNHETVLEEEKDRFKFLNREKIWFMKTPQGIRGDLLKKILEKPYETEPTDLCTWVQGQGIGSKLVESNPYNLKITEKFDLALAEAILPLFQSWNIEKV, from the coding sequence ATGAAGTCCTGGTTTCCCTCGGGTAATATTTACGTACTACTTCTTTCGGGAGGAACAGGCTCCCGAATGAAGTCCGATATTCCAAAACAATTTTTAGAATTAAACGGAAAATCCATCTTACTCCATAGCCTGGAAATCTTTCTGGATTGGGGAAAAACAAAAAGTATCGTTCTTGTATCTCATAAAGACTATATCTTAAGATCGGAGACACTTTGTTCTTCCTTGCTTAGAGAAAGAGATCGTATCGTAGAAGGCGGAGAAACCAGGCACGGATCCACGTTAGCCGGTCTTTCAAGTCTCCAATTCTCGGCAAATGATATCATCCTCATTCATGATGCAGCAAGACCGTTCGTTGCCGCAGATGATCTGGACCGATTGTCTAAAGCGACGGAAGAGTTCGGGGTTGCCACACTCGCTTCTAAAAATCACGAAACCGTTTTGGAAGAAGAAAAAGACCGCTTTAAATTTTTAAACCGGGAGAAGATCTGGTTTATGAAAACTCCCCAAGGAATACGGGGAGATCTCCTAAAAAAGATCCTAGAAAAACCGTATGAAACAGAACCGACCGACCTATGCACTTGGGTACAAGGACAGGGCATCGGTTCCAAACTGGTGGAATCCAATCCGTACAATCTGAAAATCACGGAAAAGTTCGACTTAGCCTTAGCGGAGGCAATTTTGCCGTTATTCCAAAGTTGGAATATAGAGAAGGTCTAA
- a CDS encoding methyl-accepting chemotaxis protein, protein MAANSIQTTNFSEKGAISINRIRIGFSIVMLLVNILALFSQGSSSQTSTFINFLIELTIFGYGIAQIILLKKGKLKSSFVTLCVFLDILMYSLIFITVTVYAANTEAMVGTLKMPFFIMLYFFVMIYSGLLLSPKTTLLVGYLALIGTFSMDYFAWLNGVEFKYTTEKSTEISVFFEIIRFVFFVLGIHILTSVVKFLVSVSDVAIKSTVEAEAKSEEAEKTKNRIKDEATVLNKNTSEMKNEMDTLNSEIQSQVSSMEQISASLEELAASTDSAAEFVKAQFGKIEELNKESDTLNSILKEVRISTDSLSRTTEESKVYSKDVSGAMEVLGNNFGEVSKSFQKVQDVNDIMREIADRTNLLALNASIEAARAGEHGKGFAVVAQEVAKLADSASENAATISKIIGEAAKLITNGNTAAEETKRKVSVQEAGFTSIVDNLNQLRSRVENQGRIHESFLKSFRELFDLSRQIESIASEQKNGTKEVVQALSSIEQSSNIISEGSTRMRASLEELSEQSKRLVVQ, encoded by the coding sequence ATGGCTGCAAACTCCATACAAACTACAAATTTTTCCGAAAAAGGAGCGATCAGTATAAATCGGATCCGAATCGGATTCTCCATAGTGATGCTTTTAGTAAACATTCTGGCTTTATTTTCCCAAGGTTCCAGCTCCCAAACCAGCACATTCATAAACTTTTTGATAGAACTCACGATTTTCGGCTACGGGATAGCTCAGATCATTTTGCTCAAAAAGGGAAAGCTCAAAAGTTCCTTCGTAACGCTTTGTGTATTCTTAGATATCTTAATGTATTCACTCATATTCATCACCGTAACCGTTTACGCGGCCAATACGGAAGCGATGGTCGGAACATTAAAGATGCCGTTTTTCATCATGTTGTATTTTTTCGTGATGATCTATTCCGGACTTCTGCTTTCCCCCAAAACCACTTTATTGGTAGGGTATCTGGCTCTGATCGGAACATTCTCCATGGATTATTTCGCATGGTTAAACGGAGTGGAATTCAAATACACTACGGAAAAGTCCACAGAGATCTCCGTATTTTTCGAGATTATAAGATTCGTATTTTTTGTTTTAGGAATTCACATCTTAACTTCCGTCGTAAAATTTTTGGTTTCCGTCTCGGATGTAGCGATAAAGTCCACAGTCGAAGCGGAAGCTAAAAGTGAAGAAGCGGAGAAAACTAAAAACAGAATTAAAGACGAGGCTACTGTCTTAAACAAAAACACATCCGAAATGAAAAACGAAATGGATACTTTGAATTCAGAGATCCAAAGCCAAGTCTCTAGTATGGAGCAGATCAGTGCCTCCCTAGAAGAATTAGCAGCCTCCACAGACAGCGCAGCCGAATTCGTAAAAGCACAGTTCGGCAAAATAGAAGAATTGAACAAAGAGAGTGATACATTAAACTCGATCTTAAAGGAAGTCCGTATTTCAACCGACTCACTATCAAGAACAACGGAAGAATCCAAAGTTTATAGCAAAGACGTATCCGGAGCCATGGAAGTTTTAGGAAATAATTTCGGAGAAGTAAGTAAATCCTTCCAGAAGGTCCAAGACGTAAACGATATCATGAGGGAGATCGCCGACAGGACCAACTTACTTGCGTTAAATGCTTCTATCGAGGCGGCAAGAGCCGGAGAACATGGAAAAGGATTCGCAGTAGTAGCGCAAGAAGTAGCAAAACTTGCCGACAGCGCTTCCGAAAACGCGGCCACAATTTCCAAAATTATAGGTGAGGCTGCAAAGTTGATCACAAACGGAAACACTGCTGCAGAGGAAACAAAACGTAAAGTTTCCGTCCAAGAAGCTGGATTTACTTCCATAGTGGATAACCTGAATCAATTGAGATCTAGAGTGGAGAACCAAGGACGAATCCACGAATCGTTCCTGAAATCTTTCCGAGAATTATTCGATCTATCTAGGCAGATAGAATCGATCGCAAGCGAGCAGAAGAATGGGACCAAAGAAGTAGTCCAGGCGCTTTCTTCCATCGAACAATCTTCGAATATTATTTCGGAAGGCTCCACCAGAATGAGAGCAAGCCTAGAAGAACTTTCGGAGCAGTCTAAAAGATTAGTGGTTCAGTAA
- a CDS encoding 7TM-DISM domain-containing protein: MGILSCQTRLQSELLSDHAELNPDFGRIELSPYAKVLIDPSGSLTFSEIKEGPINNLHPSRKDQISFGPEDETIWLSIQFTTNSKDWVFLMDYPWIDEIDFTIIDSKGALIISEKTGDKRSFSARSLKYRLPGIYPNLKVGEKYTLFIRVASESVKPVRIFTEPLEMFLGRDHFLGSMFPIFAVCCFLSLLLNLFLAYRWRSLLPVYYSFFLISTLSYQALCEGYGSVYLYPEGGFWENRAIFLFGFVGACSVAYFWQRLLILPTLAPFWSRIIWLTSTGYVIIGVFLILGIINFIFLEYVIRINFLIFSFSLLCSGIIAYKEGFSPAVYSVTGQLGVIFLINIFLFATLGLVPSTSFTRNAVYIGYIWEFIFFFFTLSSRIKFLEEFKVGERVDERAAEKYKVWKKSRLKESEGQDAADRIEKALTVHKLYTEQGLQLQDFADFVQLRPDQLSEILNVRYGKRFNQLVNEYRVAHAIVLLQSQKEVNIIDIAFESGFNSKNTFNREFKKIVRMSPKEFRSAKR, from the coding sequence TTGGGCATTCTATCCTGCCAAACTCGTTTACAATCGGAGTTACTTTCCGACCATGCAGAATTAAATCCCGATTTCGGTAGAATAGAACTCTCACCATACGCAAAAGTATTAATCGATCCTAGTGGTTCCCTTACCTTTTCGGAAATTAAAGAAGGACCGATTAATAACCTACATCCGAGTAGAAAAGACCAAATATCTTTCGGTCCGGAAGACGAAACTATATGGCTCTCGATCCAATTTACGACAAATTCTAAAGATTGGGTTTTCTTAATGGATTATCCTTGGATTGATGAGATAGACTTTACGATCATCGATTCTAAGGGAGCTTTGATAATCAGCGAAAAAACCGGAGACAAAAGATCGTTTTCCGCCCGAAGTTTGAAATATCGTCTTCCTGGAATTTACCCAAACCTAAAAGTCGGCGAAAAATATACCCTTTTTATCAGAGTAGCTTCGGAATCAGTTAAACCGGTCCGTATCTTTACCGAACCTTTGGAAATGTTCTTAGGGAGAGATCATTTTCTTGGGAGTATGTTTCCGATATTCGCCGTATGTTGTTTTCTATCGTTACTTTTAAACCTTTTCTTGGCTTACAGATGGAGATCTTTATTACCTGTTTATTATAGTTTTTTCCTTATTAGCACTCTATCCTACCAAGCCCTTTGCGAAGGATATGGTAGTGTTTATCTATATCCCGAAGGAGGATTTTGGGAAAATCGCGCCATTTTCCTTTTTGGATTCGTTGGCGCTTGTTCGGTGGCATATTTTTGGCAACGTTTGCTGATCTTGCCTACACTCGCTCCATTTTGGAGTCGGATCATCTGGCTTACTTCGACGGGATATGTGATAATTGGAGTTTTTTTAATATTAGGAATTATTAATTTTATTTTTTTAGAATATGTTATTAGAATAAATTTTTTAATATTTTCATTTTCACTCCTATGCTCCGGGATCATTGCTTATAAAGAAGGTTTTTCTCCCGCAGTATATTCCGTGACGGGTCAGTTGGGTGTTATTTTTCTTATAAATATTTTTCTTTTCGCCACGTTGGGACTAGTCCCGAGCACATCCTTTACTCGAAATGCTGTCTACATAGGATATATTTGGGAATTCATTTTCTTTTTCTTTACTCTTTCTTCTAGGATAAAATTTCTCGAAGAATTTAAAGTAGGAGAACGTGTGGATGAACGAGCTGCTGAAAAGTATAAAGTTTGGAAAAAGAGCAGATTAAAGGAGTCGGAAGGACAAGATGCAGCAGATCGAATTGAAAAGGCTCTTACTGTCCACAAATTATATACTGAGCAAGGTTTACAGTTGCAGGATTTTGCTGATTTCGTCCAACTACGACCTGACCAACTTTCAGAAATTTTGAACGTCCGCTACGGTAAAAGATTCAATCAACTAGTGAATGAATACAGAGTCGCTCACGCAATCGTACTACTACAATCCCAAAAAGAAGTAAACATCATCGATATCGCTTTCGAAAGCGGTTTTAATTCAAAAAACACGTTTAACAGGGAATTTAAGAAAATCGTTCGAATGTCCCCAAAGGAATTTCGTTCCGCAAAAAGGTGA
- a CDS encoding FFLEELY motif protein: protein MDLKELEPVRLAVVRSTIERLRHTYSDLLTSIKGYDGIPSFFENNLYAPTNKEERDHALESLYEKLKTVAGKAMTDNIHQIILLNKLTDSLDFDTAKVVIENNLMEDGEIPQENLYAALGAVGRFDDRRAQIGMVGETLKFFFSLSKLPMVKLIMAPIKVAASMVGATSLVDTMEAGYNLSTKIKDLQPFIESFVDRENRLLGKLINGEKHEPIQF, encoded by the coding sequence ATGGATCTGAAAGAACTCGAACCAGTTCGTCTTGCCGTTGTCAGATCCACAATCGAAAGATTGCGTCACACATATTCGGATCTTTTAACATCGATTAAGGGATACGATGGAATCCCCTCTTTTTTCGAAAACAATCTCTACGCCCCCACCAACAAGGAGGAAAGAGATCATGCATTGGAAAGTTTGTACGAAAAATTAAAAACGGTCGCAGGCAAGGCAATGACCGATAATATCCATCAGATTATTCTACTGAACAAACTCACCGATTCTTTGGATTTTGATACTGCAAAGGTAGTGATCGAAAATAATCTGATGGAGGACGGAGAGATCCCTCAGGAAAATCTTTATGCCGCTTTGGGAGCCGTAGGCAGATTCGATGACCGAAGGGCCCAGATCGGGATGGTGGGGGAAACTCTGAAATTTTTCTTTTCCCTTTCCAAACTTCCTATGGTAAAACTGATCATGGCTCCGATCAAAGTTGCAGCATCCATGGTAGGAGCTACTTCTTTAGTGGATACTATGGAAGCCGGATACAATCTATCCACTAAGATCAAAGACTTGCAGCCGTTTATCGAATCGTTCGTAGATAGAGAGAATAGACTCTTAGGAAAGCTGATCAACGGCGAAAAACACGAACCGATCCAATTTTAA